The DNA sequence TCACGTGCTGTGGTGCAGCCACATAGACAAACACACGGGAACAGAGTGTAACTTGAAATGAACACAAAACATACTGTGTGACATAGACCATTCATTTTGGAGCGTTCATCTAATATTTATCTGGATAAACAGAGCAATAGGGCAATATATGTTATATTAACACAATAATACTAATagcttttaaatacattttaaatgtttaaatgcaAGTATTACATACGTTAATGCTTGTCCAtataattcagttttatttgctgTACTTTCCCATTCTGTTGTAGCTGGCAATGAGTTAGCAAAACGAATAGAGCTGTAGATGAACATATCAACAATTAACAGAATATATTTTGTCAAACTTCTAAATGAGGTAGAAACAACATCAGAGGAGAGGAAATCTGATCTAACTGGTCTGCTAATTGGTTTACATAATTCTAGTACCGAAACAAACAATTTTCTAAAATAGCCAAAATATatgtttattttgtgttttttttttttttacattaaattGGTCTAAATTTCACTAAAATACCTCACACATGTTATGTTGGGTGGTTGTCTCTTtaacttttattattttaattatgtacatataaatatatacaattaATAACTCACTTAATTGTGCTGATGGTGGATAGAACATTAGtctgtatttattgctgaatGTTTTGACTCCAGTCTGTTCTTCGTAGGTGTGTAATACAGCACCGAAAAATCACAAAAATCACAATATTTTACTAACGATGTGCTCTTACTTACTGCGGGCTGGTTGCTAAGGCCATGCGGAAGTTGGCTGCATGTATGACTGACTGGCGCTTTATTGACACAGTAAAGTTTACGTAGGCATTCAGCCAGCCCTTTACAATCGCTAAAAAGTAGAAGGCTTTTAAAATTCACTGCAATAGGAGCACCATTGTACCTCCCGCTGCCTCACCCTAATAATGGGCGCAGGAGAAAACAAGTGAATCTTTAACGCAAAAATGACTGCAGGAATTCGCTTTCTCGGGGCCCGTCTGTTCCCCGGCTCCAGTATGGCACAGGGATCTACTTACCTGCTTTATTCTGATGAATGGTAGGTACTGAGGTATTTGCTGACAGGCTCTCACCAGGTCTGTCGACAAAGACTTATTGTGGCCCTTGCTCATAGGCATTATAATTCACTGTGATGGACCAAATGGATGTAATTCGTCTGCACAATGTCAAATTGTTAACTTCGTCAGGCAGATTTACCACTACCAGGAGACTCTGAAACAGCATCGAAACCCATATGTTACCCATATGCTAAAtgtgtatattatttctttagcCACTTTGAAATTTAATCTGATGCCGTATGTCTTAATTTATCCGAATGTAAATATGCCGGCTTGTCATTGTCAAGACGAATACATGGTCTGCAGGGAGTAGATCCCTGAAAGTTCACGCTGGATTTTGGTTGTAAAAAGAAGGCAAAAGGATATGTTTTTGTGTCAGCTGATCCAAAGCAAGCATGGTGGTCTGCTGGAACTCCACCTGGCTCTCACAGGTGCATGGATCCTTCACCTCTATCTCTCCCTGACTTTCCTCTGAAGGAAGACATGCAGGTCAATGGGCGAGCACCTCCATGCATCCCACAGCCGCCCTCCCGAAGCGAGTCAGATAACCTTCTTTTCAAAAAACTCTACCGCAGGTTTCACAGTCCCCCCTCTAGGTGGCAGTAGAGACCTGTGTTAAGATGCACACGGTACTATACCTGCACAGACGTTGAGCTTCAGGTTCTCTGCAATCTGTCCGATGGCAGAGAAGTCGGTGGCGTAGAAGAAGTGCTTCTCGAGGGGTTCCGAGGCAATCTCACGCAGCTCGTCCTCGACCGCCTTCCCAACGCCCACAGCGTACATCGTGATGCCTGACGCCCACAAAACGATAAACCCTCACTTTTTGGATGAAGAAGTTTCTTCACTACACATTGATAATATACTACAGAACCTGCACCCTAATTACTAATCCATCTACCTAATTAAAAAATACTACATAGCATCAGGCTCATACAAGAAAAATGATTAATGTTATGTAAAATGTTCAAAAGAACATTGGCTTCCCCTGTTACCTGAATCTGGTTTTTTATGTCCAGAAAATCTGCAAATTTCTCTCAGTAGTCACATACATCAGGTAATTAATTGCTTATCAAGGCCCTAATTACTTGAATTAAGTATGTTACTATCAGAACTTAAACAGAAAAGCCTTTCGTGAAAAGAATCGCCCGACAATGTTTAATGTGTGTTACACAGCTTCAGTTCAGCTTTGATCTAAGAGTAAGTGACAGAACTTATCCTGCTTACCTGCATCCTTTGCATTTTTTGCCCATTCTGTGATGTCGTCTTGGGAGCGGCCGTCCGTGAAGACCAGGCCCACTTTGGGGATGTTCTTGTTGGCCACACGGGCACCCTCAGCCTCTGAAAAGCTGTTCTCCACCATGTGTTTCAGTGCCAGGCCCGTCATGGTGCCTTTCTCCATGTACTCCACCTTCCTCACCGCATCCTTGATGTCCTGGGCATTGGTGAAGCTGTTCAGGGTGAACTCAGTGCGGACACGGCTGGAATACTGCACCAGGCCAATCCGAGTGCCGTGGGACGACACATCCAGGGAGTCCACAACCTGGTTCACAAACTGCTTGACGAGCTCGAAGTTCTGAGGCCTCACGCTCTTGGAGCCATCAATGAGCATTACCAGGTCGATATTTGCAGATCTGCAAGCTGTAGAGGGCAAATAGTTAAATATCTGACTGTCACAGACTGTAAACTTAcaaatttccatccatcttcccaccACTCATCAAGTATATAGCCAAATCCAGACAACATAGGACGCAAGGCAGGGATACGCTCTAAATGGGATgtcagctcattgcaaggcatatgcatacacagtcacatatgtagcttcatcttggccaggatcTCCCACACCTTGTGTCCCGTGCATCTTCTCTACACTCACTGCAACCTTCTACTGGTTACCCAACAGTGGAAAAATTTGTGATGTCTTTTTTTAACatgatttcatttaatcagactCTGACTCCTATTCGTTGTACTGTGGTGTGGATGTTTGCTAGAACTTTCCTTGTGTTGTACCCTGCAGCCCTGGCTACCAAATAAACCAGGGTGACCTTCAGCTGCGACGGTTCACATACTGCCGCATGTCTTGCCGTCATCCTGCAGCACCTGACCCTCGGGGCAGATGCAGTAGTAAGAGCCTGGGGCGCTGACACACTGGTGCTGGCAGCCATGCTCCACAACATTGCACAGGTTCTCCCCTGAGGAGAAATGCAAACATAGGTGTGTGCCTGGTTCTGACAGCCAGACTGGAGGATTTGGAGAACGAGCTACTGACTCGGAAATGAGTCCCCTGTGATCACCACCATTTTACTTGTGTAAGATGGTCCTCAAACCATGTGACAATAGACTATCATTATACAATAATATACATAATACAATTGATCCAGAACATAGTTTTACCATATGGCATAGGTAGGCAATTGCTTGGGGTCTCGTCTACCAATGCGCCATGTGAATGTCTGTTTTCTGTCTTTTTAACTTGACTCCATTTAAAAATAGGACACacccaaaataaaatgtttatcaCCCTTGAACCGCTTATACTACAGTACATTCAACAAGGGCTGATTTAAATCCTGACAGTCACAAAATGTTGATAGAACACAAAGGGGTTTCCAAAAGTGTTACGTATATGGACAGAAAATACTTTTCGCGCTGCCAAAATGATTTTGTGGTTTGTATCGGCATTATGAAGCATTTTGCTTAGTATGGCGACCGTGCAAACACAGAGGGTTGAAAGGCAGAATGTAAAGCAACACTTCATAAAAATCTTTTGTGAATCGGTACAGCAGCTCGACCCTAAATTTTGGAAAATAATTACAGTGTGTGGATAGTTTTTTCTCTTCTGCCCTGCGTATGTGAACTTATTGAATGCCTCTCTTATTTATTCTATAACTCCGCGAAAGAATGTTATGGGGGATAAACGTCACCGGAGCTGCACAAATGCTACATGCCACTGCATAATTAATAGGAATGATACTGTATAAGAACTACTCTGTGTGTTCCATCACTAAGCACAGCTCACTGGGCTTGGTAATACTTACTGGAATCAGACAGTGACATGTTTGTGAGGAGCTAAATTGGACATAGATACAGaggcgtgattttttttttgagaggaacGGAAAAGAAAACACAACACTTTGGAAAGAGTTTACACTTAACCACATGCAGCATGCAGTTCAGTTTGGTTGAAGGTGCCTGCTGTCTGACTCATACACCAACgtgtgtctttattttcataagCCAAATAAAGATGGCAGGACACTCTCACTCATGCCAACAATAGCTCTCACATCGTATCTTATATTATTTTGTCGGCACGGCATAGTTTTACTGTCAGAAGTCCATCTTTCCCTCTGATAAAGATGCGAGATGGTTCTGTTCTCCGCCACGTCGAATACTTACGCTGACAGTCCTTCCCGTTCTCCTGAAGTACGAATCCTTCGTCGCACCGGCAAAAAAAGCCACTGAGGACACTGACGCACTCGTGCTGACAGCTGTGATTCCCGAAGGAGCAGTAGTTGATCACTGAAGAGAGAAAAGAGACACTGAGTAGAAATGACAAGTCTAGTAAGAACGGCAATATTTTTTATGCTTTTCTGTTAGCGCGAACGTTTCACAATAGAATGGAGACCCATAATAGAAATGGAGACCTTCTGTCTTCTGGAGGCAGAATCAAAtgcaatataaaaaagcataaacCACATAACTGCTGGACAGTATAAAACTTGTTTGTCTTGGTGTGTGAGCCTGTAATCTTCACAAGAGCAGAAAATGTTTACCATTAAGGAAATAATAGACAACTAGGCACTGCAGTCCCCCAAATCCACAGGTGATATGTTGCAAGAGATACACAGGTGCCCAAAACCCCAGGTAAGAACGAATCATCCACAAACCCCATATCCAATATGATTTTTGTGTACATGCATATGATAAAGTTTAATTGATATGTTACGCACAGTAAAACAACCTGACATTAAATTCAGTAATAactttacagtactgtactctcTCAAATGAATGGGATTTTGACATTTTAGCCTAATTCTCAAGAGACAACAGAGCAATGACAAAATGTATATCAAGGGATCACGGAGCACTGAAAAGCACGCTTCGAATATCCCTCAAAGGATGAAGTAACAATGAAAAAACATACTGTCACACATTTTACAATGACAAATATTGTGTGTATCATGTGCCTGTACATGGTCTGTAATGAGAAAATTTAATTTGTTAAAAGATATCTTAGACTATTGCGGGTATTCACCAGCATCCAGCTTGTACTCGCTTAGCACAAGGTTTGAAACTTATGAACTATTAATCTCTggaatttcttctttttccgGACTACGGTAAACTGCAAAGAACTGCAGCTAAGGGGCTCACACTGTATATTAACTTGTTTATAAACTTAAACCTCTCATGGAGAAAATTCCAGAAGATACCAGGTAATTTAtttcaaaatgtatttatgATTCACCAAAACAGAGTgaacaaaaatgtttttaataattacttgcatgattttttttttgtgaggtgTTTTCCTGGGTAGTGTCATACGTATCTGTAGAAATGAGTAGGTAAAATGATTGACTTTGAAAGGCAGGTGACATGGCGGCTTTGGTGTTCATTAAAATTTATCCGTGGCACATAAGCTTGAGTAAGCGATTCCAGGCTCACAGTGAGTTGCCCAGTTTCACATCACTCACCCTGCTCACATTCCCCACTTTGGCTCTGTTTAAAAATGTAGATTTGGCAGCTTGGCTTAATTTAACTAAAGATATGTTGTATATATAACCATAATTGTTGAATAGTAATTTTCATTGTAATAAATACACTGACCAGGGTAAGGGGTTGTAATGGAGctggagagatggatggatgaatggatggatggacggaaattacatttttttcaggGTATATTATTTCTAAACTATTTGGGAAATACATTTTTCTTTGTCCGCCATATTAATTTAATGGACTAATATTTTCTTGAAACGTGAAAAGGTTCAGTTTTTACATACAGATCTTTCCTGATGAAATGAAAGGGTGACTGAAtgtttgtgtgagagtgtaatAGTGCTGTCAGTTCTCTGGTGGCCACTGACTTGTGCAGGTCCGTTTGTCTCGGTTGAGGTTGTAACCAGTCCTGCAGCTGCATGCGAAGGAACCAGGGGAGCTGGTGCAGATCTGCTCGCAGTTGTGCTTCCCTTCCGCACAGAGGTCCACCGCTGCAAGACACACGGTCTCAGTTCCACAATAACAAATACCACAGTCTTCATCCTTAGCATTTACTGCTCCGCAGTCTTAGTCATTTCCAGGTCAGTATCCCTGCAACAACAGGCCACGTCTCAAGGGTACAAACAAGCTCGAGGAGACACATCCTGTCAGATACATTGATATCTTAACATACCATAGGTCACATGATGCCATGAAGAATAAGGAGTAAAAGAGGTTTCATGACTGGTGACCAGAACGGAGCGTCCATTCTACAGACCCACAGGTAGAAACAGGCCCTTGAATTATTTTCGTTGGGAAGCCAAACTCAAGTTTCACCATGTCAGCTGGGGCCATTTTCAAAAGATTATTTCTATGTTCCATGAAAGCCACAATAATAGACATGTTATATTTTACTATATAGCTATTATTAATTCAAATAAAGATTTGTAGGCATAAATCTGTTCATCTTCATATACTTAAGCATAAAACTTTACCCGTTTTTTTCTCTTCCATTTTTATGATCACGCAGGCCAGTAGAAATAGCTCTGCTGGTTAGACATGGTCCGGTATGCCGGACAGCATTTGCCCGGGTGTGCGCTGGACATTCAGGTACTTCATCCAACTTAAGCCAAGCTCCCATGTGGAAGAAAGCGAGTTCAACAGAGCTTGTCAGCTTTAGAGCTACTTGAATCAGCATTTCCTAGTGGGCCAAAGTGTTGGAAGGTTTTTTTTAAGAGCATTACAGCACTTCTGCATGACACTAACTATGTACTAGTCCAGGTGAACCAGTTTGGCTTATTTTCCAAATATGACCGGCATTAGCTCTTCAAGGATTTCTGGGTAGTCGGTACAGACTACTGCCCGTCAAGGCAGGATCTGAAAGCCATGAACGCAAACCAGTGTCTCCCAGTCCGGCCCTCAGGATCCACAGCCAGTCTatggttttgctccctccgagctccctgccaaacagtccacatttttgcttcctcaaaaATATGAATTCTCTgtgagtccccaaggaccagattgggaaatacTGATGTCGACCATTACTTAGCTGAATGTTTCACCAGAGTGGATCCTGACAGTGAGCTGCACTGAAAGTGTCAAATAGTAGGAGTTTTTTGAACAATTGGTGCCAGTTCTTAGAAAACTTATGACGGGGGCCTCTGCCCTTACATTAAATTTTTCCAATCACTTTAGAGCTCTTTAATTCAGCGAACAGAATGGAAAAATGGCCATCAAAAAGCATTTAGCTGTTGTTGCAATCTCTTATCGATGCTTTTCTGGAATGAACAGTCAACAACTTGGAGCAATTTGCTTCAAAAATTATGTTAATCGGTTATACAATTGGCTCTGTTTGGTATCGGGATCAGATTAATCCCAGAATAGAAAATTAGGAACATTGTTTCCATTCGAAGTTATGTTCTTTTTTACTTGAAGCAAGCGGGCTCTAATTGGGGTGTATAGCATTCCAGGACTGTTTTGGCACCAGATTAAAGAGGCACCATGTCCTCACTGCTAATATAAC is a window from the Brienomyrus brachyistius isolate T26 chromosome 8, BBRACH_0.4, whole genome shotgun sequence genome containing:
- the matn4 gene encoding matrilin-4, yielding MSLLWICLSLLCLAASSKARPQTDTAQKCKSVDLVFIIDSSRSVRPHEFETMRKFMINIIQTLDVGPNGTRVGVVQYSSQVQTVFSLSTFARVEDMVKSINEIIPLAQGTMTGLAIQYTMTVAFSAMEGARPNVPDVAVIVTDGRPQDRVAEVALAARQKGIEIFAVGVARADMSSLRAMASRPLESHVFLVESFDLIHQFGKQFRGELCDKEVDPCLEPSHGCEHICESSSGSYHCKCFPGYRLNSDGRTCSAVDLCAEGKHNCEQICTSSPGSFACSCRTGYNLNRDKRTCTMINYCSFGNHSCQHECVSVLSGFFCRCDEGFVLQENGKDCQRENLCNVVEHGCQHQCVSAPGSYYCICPEGQVLQDDGKTCGTCRSANIDLVMLIDGSKSVRPQNFELVKQFVNQVVDSLDVSSHGTRIGLVQYSSRVRTEFTLNSFTNAQDIKDAVRKVEYMEKGTMTGLALKHMVENSFSEAEGARVANKNIPKVGLVFTDGRSQDDITEWAKNAKDAGITMYAVGVGKAVEDELREIASEPLEKHFFYATDFSAIGQIAENLKLNVCAEESQGEIEVKDPCTCESQVEFQQTTMLALDQLTQKLAVLTARLEDLENELLTRK